TGAAATCGATGTATACCTGGACAACACCAGGAAGAAATCGGAGAGGGACAGGGTGTCGGATGTAAAAACTGTGTCCGGTGCTTTTACAGGTGCTTATGTGATCAATCCGTTTAACGGTGAAAGGGTTCCGGTATACATTGCGGATTATGTGCTGGCCGGATACGGAACCGGCGCGGTGATGGCCGTGCCGTCTGGTGACCAGCGTGACTGGAACTTTGCGAGGCATTTTAATCTCCCGATTATTCCTATACTGGACGCTCAGAAAGATACTGAAGAGCAGGCGGACCCCACCAAGGAAGGCCGGTATATCAACTCTGGAATGATCAACGGGATGACCTTCCATGAAGCCAACAAGGTATTGATTGATTTTCTGGAAGAAAAAAACATAGGGAAAGGAAAGGTCAATTACAGGTTAAGGGATGCGGTTTTCGGACGCCAGCGTTATTGGGGAGAGCCTGTTCCGGTATATTACAAAAATGATAGCAACGGTCAGCCACTGCCGTATCTTTTGGACGCAAATGAACTGCCGCTAAACCTGCCGGATGTTGACAAGTACCTGCCTACTGAAACCGGTGAGCCTCCTTTGGGAAGAGCGGAAGGCTGGGCACACGGTTCAGGGAATTCTTATGAACTAAGCACCATGCCCGGCTGGGCCGGAAGCAGCTGGTACTGGTACCGGTATATGGATTCGAAAAATGAAAATGAGTTTGCTTCCAGGGATGCTATTGATTATTGGAAAGCAGTTGACTTATATATCGGGGGTACCGAACACGCAACGGGGCATTTGCTGTACAGCCGTTTCTGGAACAAATTTCTGAAAGACCGCGGATTTGTACCCGAAGAAGAGCCTTTCAAAAAATTGATCAACCAGGGTATGATACAGGGGAGGAGCAACTTTGTCTTTCGTGTGAAAAGTGATGATTACAGCAAGCCCGTTTTTGTGAGTGCCGGGTTGAAGTCACAATACAATGTCAGCGCATTACATGTTGATGTTAATATTGTTGAAAACGATATACTTGATGTCGAAAAATTCAAGGCAACAAGACTGGATATCGGTGCGGCTCAGGCAGAGTTTATCCTGGAAGATGGTAAATATCATTGCGGTGTGGAAGTGGAGAAGATGTCGAAATCCAAATTCAATGTTGTCAACCCCGATGATATTGTGGAACGATACGGCGCTGATACACTCCGTTTGTACGAAATGTTTCTTGGCCCGCTTGAACAGGCAAAACCCTGGAATACCAACGGGATTGATGGAACCTACCGTTTCATTCGCAAATTCTGGAGATTATTTTACAGTGAAACCGGGCAATGGCTGGTAAAAGATGAAGCCGCCAAAGAGGAGGAGCTGAAAGTGCTGCATAAAACAATCAAAAAGATTGAAGAGGATATCGAACATTTCTCGTTTAACACAGCCGTAAGTGCCTTTATGGTCTGCGTCAATGAGCTGGGAGCGCTGAAATGTCATAAAAAGGAAATTTTGGAACAACTGGTTATCTTATTGTCTGCCTATGCGCCACACATCACCGAGGAGCTATGGGCAGCACTGGGTAATGAAGGTTCTGTCTCCAAAGCCGCTTTCCCTAAATGGGAACAGAAATATGTTGTGGACGCTATTTTCGAATACCCTGTTCAGATCAACGGTAAAGTGAGGGTGACATTGCCTTTCGCCCTGGATACATCCTCGTCGGATATTGAAAAGGAGGTGCTGTCCAATGAAACGGTAATTAAATGGATGGAAGGAAAGGCGGCTAAAAAAGTGATCGTCGTCCCCAAACGCATTGTGAATGTGGTGATATAATTTTTTATGAGGTACTATATCAAAAACGGCGCCGGGAATTTTTCTTGGCGCCGTTTTTGATAAATGAAACAAAACCTTACCCGAACGAAACAGTTCTTTTGGGCTGAAGGTGGTTTATCTCAAATTTGTTTTCCTGGTTTTGCCCATCACTTGAAATCTCCAGCGTGTAATTACCGTTCGGATATTCATTGAGGTCGATGGTGCTCCTCAGTTTCATTTGATTTTTGCCATACGCTTCTCTGTAAACTTCCGTTCCTTTGTCGTTTACGATCCGGATAACGGTACTGGCCCGGTTGTACTTATCCACGTTCACATTAAGCTTCCCGGATTTGTCGCAGAAAATACCCGTTTCAAAACCCTTTTTCTCTGCATGGGTTACGTCAGCCGCGGAGGCTGTGTAAGAAAGCGAGGCGAGCATCACGAACAAGGCAACTGACTTAAATAAAGTTTTCATTGGCTGAATAGATTTTTAAGAATGGCTAATAATTTTCTTGTAACACGACAAATGTATCCTGGGATACTCAATGGAGAATTTTAAAGTACACAAACGGATTTTATTATTTACTAATGGTTAAAAGGTGGTTGCTGGCAAAAGAAAAATCCCGCCTGGCAGGAGCCAGACGGGAGCAAGCGTAGTGTGTGAATTTTAATTGGTTGATGAAGTGAAGTAATGATATTGGTAAAATTTTTATTGGTTTTTAGCCTGTGGCTGAATTATGGTTATTAAGTGTGTGAAACAATAAATATGTATAGTGCAAATGTTTAGTTTAAGACGGCATGCTACGTTTTTAGTCACATGATCCGGAAATATTTTAAAATTAAACTCTAAAAATTCTTTTCCTGAATGAACCTGTCACGGGTTTTTGTAGGAGGGGGTATTTGTTTATATATTTGAAAATGAGATAGTTGTATTATGTTTCACCGCGGAAGGTTTCTGTAGTAAAACAAAAACACCTTTCACATACCATGATGCAAAAGGTGTTAAGTCCTCAGGGGAGCTGTGAATATTATTCTTTCAGGCTTTTGATATAGGAGAGGGTCTGAGGTATCTGTTTCAGGTACGACGGACTTTCATCTTCAATAAAGTAGTGCTTCACACCTGCTTTTTTAGCAGCTTTCAGTACCGCCTTTACGTCTATCTGCCCTGTACCGAGTGCTACATCGTTGGTCTTGGGGGTGCCACCTGATAAGTCTCCCTTTACGCCCTTTTTCAAATCTTTCAGGTGCATGAGTTTCCAGCGGCTGCCATATTTATCCAGTAACTTGGCAGGATCCTGTCCTGGAAAAAAGGTCCATAACATGTCCATCTCAAAGGAAACATACTCTGGATTGGTATTTTTTACGATGTAGTCAAACAGTGTCCCGTCTTCATAAGGTACAAATTCGAAACCGTGGTTGTGATAACAAAGGGTGATCCCGTTTTCCTTCAGTATTTTACCAGCTTTGTTGAAGTCCGCCGCAGCCTGTTTCGCATTTTCCAGCGTGAAATTACCTTTTTGATGAGGTATCCAGGGAACCATCACATACTTTGCGCCCAGGATTTTCGCATTTTTGATCGTTTCGTCCGCACTTTTTACCAGAGCGGCATAATCCGCACCGATAGAAACCATTTTAATGCCCCGTTTATCCAGTTGCTTGCGGAGTTCTTCGGTAGTCATGCCCTGAATGGGCCCTCCTTCCATTTCGGTCACCCCTAGTGATTTGATGGTATCCAGGGTCGCCTCAATTCCGTTGGGCCAGCTTCCCCGGAATGTGTAGGCCTGCATTCCGATCGGATTGGTATAAACCGCCTTTTGCCCGAATGTGGGGGCGCAGGTCCCTGCCGCAAGCAGAAAGCCCGTCACGAGCATTGATAATTTTTTTGATTTCATAGTTCTTCCGGATCAAGATTGAATAGGTGATTGCAAAAGTGGATTGGGTACAAGAAATACTTTTGTGAGTGCTAAAATCCTTCCGTTTTTAGCTGTTTCTCGGTTACATCTCCATATTTGGCTACCTGATTTTTGATTTCTGAAGCTTTCCCGATAAATACAAATTGCAATTTGTCCTTTGGGAAATATTGTGCGATGATCTCCTTTGCTTGTACAGTTGTGAGCCCGTCAACTTTGACCTGAAAGGTATTGATGAAATTTTCGTCAAACCCATAGACAAACATTTCACTAAGCAGCCCGGCAAGTGCGTCGGCAGATTCATATTGGGGCGGGAAGTCGGCTTTTACGTATGCCTTGGCGGAGGCCAGTATTTCCTCGTTAAGGCCGTAGGTGTGCAGGCTGTCCAAAACCTGAAGCGCCATATCAACCGCGGGAATGGTTGTCTCGTTTTTGGTGAACGTACTGATCATGAAAGTACCGGCATATTTGTACCGGTTAAACCGGCTTCCTGCACCGTAAGTCAGTCCTGAGTTCACACGGAGCGCATCATTGAGCCAGGAGGTAAACCTGTCGCCCAGTACTGTGTTCACTACCATGACAGGAATGTAATCGGCCGAATTATAGTCTATACCTTTGCCGCCGATATAAAAAGTTGTTTCGCGGGCGTCATCTTTATTGACGAGCAGTACCCTGCTTTTTTCAAAATTCAGATCAGGGGCTATTCTTTTATACATGCGGGATTCAGCGGTTTTCCAATTACTAAAAAGAGTAGTCAGCCTTTTTTTCATTTCAGCGGTTTTAAAATCTCCCACCACGGCTATAGCACCCCGTCCGGTGGTGTAGTTACTTTTGTAAAATGCTTTTACATCTCCCTGGCTCACTTTTTCAACAGTCGACTGTACTCCGCCTTCCGGATTTGCATAGGGGAAATTCTTAAAGACAAAGGCATTGAAATAACTGCCGATCACCCTGCGCGGGCTTTCTTTCTGCTGGGTAAGTTCAAGTATGGTTCGTTGCTTATGTTTGTTGAATTCAGCTTCGTCAAACACCGGATAAACCAGTATCTGCTGAATAATATCAAAGATCTTGTCCTGATCCTTCACGGTAAAAGAGGCGCTGAGGCCCGAATAATCCTTGCCGGCATAAGTGGAAAGGGATGCGCCTGCAAAGTCAGTTATTTCTTCTATTTGGGCCTTGGTATACTTTTGAGTTCCAAAAAGTAGGGCGTCCGCAGTAAGATTCGCCAATCCGTAACGGTCACCGTCGTGGATACTTCCTGCATCAAAAACCGACGATACGTTAATCAGCGGCACTTCGTGCTGTTCCATCAGATAGACGGTCAGCCCGTTTTTAAGCCTGAACTTTTCATACTTTGGCAGTTTAAATTCCTTCTGGGCAAGCACGGCAGGTCCGGTGATCAGGAGCAATGCTAGTAGTATATTTCTCATTTGAGTAGTCAGTTTTGATATATTCTTAATCCGTACGCTGTTTTAATCTTTTTTCTCGGGCAGCAGATAACCTACCGTCCTGTTTCTTTCCTTGAAATAAGTGGCGGCTATGCGTTTTACATCTTCAGTAGTTACTTTTTGATACAAAGCAGGTGCCTCAAACATTTTGCGGTAGTCCCCAAAAAAAACGTCATACTTTCCCAGGTTATTAGCTTTTCCGTTAATGGTTTCCAACGTATGGTAAAGTTCAACCAGTTTCTGATTTTTTACTTTCTGCAGTTCGGTTTCGGTCACCCCATTTTTGATTAGAAGATCGATCTGGGCCAAAATTGCTTTTTCAAGCTCCGGTGCGCTGATGCCATCTCCTGCGATTCCGTAGATACTAAAAAGATTGGGATCAAAGGATGCCTCCATAAAGGTGTAAACCTGCGAGGCAATCGTAGAGTCCATCACCAGCGCCTTCGTGAGACGGGAAGAGTTTCCGGAAGTCAAAAGACTGCTGAAAAGATCCAGGGCATAATAATCCTGGTGGCTCGCCTGAGGGATATGGTAGGCCAGCAGGACGTTGGGAGTTGAAATATCCTTATAGGTCGTCGCACGTCTTTCACCGTTCTGTTCCGGCTCAATGGTACGGATCTTAGGAGGCAGGCCGCGCGCGGGGATCGGTGCCATATACTGTTCAGCAAGCTTACGAACCTGGTCAACCGTAATATCTCCGACAATCACCACCGTTGCATTATTGGGTGAATAATAAGTTTTAAAGTAGTTTTCAAGATCCTGCTGCGTCCAGCTTTTTATGTCCGATTCAAAACCGATAACCGGAAACATATACGGATGCTCCTGGAAGGCAACCGACTGGACAAGTTCTCCTATCACCCGATAATTGCTGTTTTCCAGCCCGGTACTTCTTTCAGAAAGTACCACACCACGTTCACTGTCAACCATTTTGGGGTCAATGGTTAGCGAAGCAATGCGGTCCGATTCCAGTTTGAAGATCGTTTCCAGCGCATCCTTTTGAAACCAGTCGGTATATACCGTCACATTTTCTGTGGTATAGGCATTGTTGGAGCCGCCGCTTGCCTCCATAACCCTGTCAAACTGCTTGGGACCATAATTTTTGGAGCCATTGAACATCATGTGCTCAAAAAAATGCGAGAGTCCGGTAATGCCATGTACTTCGTTTCTGGAGCCTACCTTCCAGAAAAGGTACATGTTGGCATTGGGAATGGAATGGTCTTCCAGTACCAGGAATTTCATCCCGTTTCCCAAAGTGAAGGTTTTAACGTCCTCAGGGCTGGTTTGTGCGGAACTGCCGTAGCCCATCAATAAAGCGGCACCGAGCAACAACTTTCTTATTTGCATGTATCTTAAAAATTTATGTATAGGGAACGTTAGTATTATGGTTATATCAAAAGAGCCGGCAGCATATATTTGCATGGAATCCCGGTGAACGAAACCAATATTATCCGTTATTTTTTATAAAACCAGACACTCAGGTAATTTTATACCTATGAAAACTTCAGTTTGTTATTTCGTTTTGTTTTCTTTTTTGATCCTCACCGGTTTTACCGTTAGTTCTGACCGGGAAATACGAAAAAAGTTTCTTCTCAAAGTGATGACTTACAATATTCATCATTGTAATCCGCCCGGTCATGATACTAAGATAGATGTGGAGGCAATTGCCAGGGTGATCAATTCTGAAAAGCCAGACCTGGTTGCGTTGCAGGAGGTGGATGTCAACACTGAGCGGTCAGGGAAGGGTAAAAACCAGGCAAAGCAGCTGGCTGAAGCCACAGGAATGCATTATTATTTTTCCAAAGCCATTGACCACGGTGGTGGAGACTATGGCGTGGCGATATTGTCGCGGTTCCCTATTTTGGATTCCGTCCGATATGCATTGCCGGTGCATGCGGACATGCCGGAAGAGCTTCGTACTGTTGCAGCCGTAACTGTACTGTTGCCGGATCACCGCAAACTGCTGTTCGCCAGTACACATCTGGGACTCAAAGAGCCTAACAGGCTGTTGCAGGCGGAAAGGATCGTCTCTGCTTTCGAAAAAAACGATCTGCCCATGATTATCGGCGGAGATTTTAACGCGGTCCCGGAAAGCAGCGTTATGAAATATCTTAATCAGCATTTCAGCCGAACCTGTGCCCTGGACTGTAAACCGACTATTCCTGTGGAACTGCCGGATAAAGCGATTGATTTTATACTCTACAAAGATAAAAAACATTTTAGGGTTAAGTCTACCAGGGTAATCGAAGAGAAGTATGCGTCCGATCATCTTCCTGTCACCTCCGAACTGGAAGTGCTTTTTTAAATTTCTGACTGAGAGAGAGTTACATATATTCCATGCAGTTCGTTCCGCATGGAATTTTTTATTCCCTGCCTGTGAGGGATTTGTCAGATAGCAACCACCGTTACTAATTCCTGAAGAGTTCGTCTAAGGAGACAAAGTCGTATTTCTTTCTTTCTTAATTCAGCCAAAAGCACACTATCCCGTAAGTTTATGAAAAATCAAACTTTACTGAAATTACTGTTTTTAGTTATGATGTCCTTCGCCAGCCATCATGTATATGCGCAGGATAATGTGTCCGCAACCTGTACCAATCCTGCCGGCGGGTGCGATACCATTGCGATAGAGAAAAAGGTCAGTCCCTGGAGAATCGGCGGGTTTCTGGGGCCAGCGTTCGCTTTCTGCGGCAGCTGGGAAAATACCTTTAATTCAAACAAGTACCGTGACAAATCACGTTTCAATGGTGTGGGATACAATGCGCTACTAAATGCTGACTATTTTTTCAAGAATAAAAAAGAGAATAATCGTTTTCAGTTTGGGGTTGGGGGCGTGGCAGGCCTGCAGACTTTTTTCTTAAGGAAAGATCTGGACACATTTTTGGAAAGGATCATCGCTTCAGAAGGATATAGTCAGGCGGTTATTAAAAAAGGCGCATCAGAAGACCATTATCTGGCAGTAGGGCCTGTTCTGAACTTTAATTTTACTGGTAAGCCCCGGTCACCCTATCTGGAAGCTTCCGTTCGTGGAGGGATTTTCAGGACCACCCCCGCCGCCATTTTCGTTTATGACCGTGTTACCGGAAATAATATTTATTCGGTGACGGCTTCGGAAAAAAGGTATCATGCAGGCTTACTGGCCACGCTGGGCTTTTTTGTACCAAGTAAAAATGGCTTATGGGCCTGGGGTGTGGAAGCCATCGGATTCAGGACCAAAGTGAACTATATTTTCCCCGGCGCAACCATTTATCCGTTTGAACGAAAGCATGGCGGTTTTAGTGGCGGTATTGCCATGAGACGTAAGTTTATAAGGGACGTACCTGTTAAAAAGGAGCCGACACCTGCGCTCATTTGTGTAGCCCCTGACCTGGATATTAAAATGGGACAGACTTCCATGAAAGGGATGATTTATAATCCTTTGAGAGATACCACGCAGGCTGATACAATCAAAATTACATGGAAATCCAATTCGGTTCTGGACAGTACCAAAACCGAAACTTTTACAGCCCGTATTCACCAGCTCAATGGCGGAATGGATAAGGTGATCGGGCAGGTGGTGTGCCAGAAACAAAACGAAATGCTGTGGCCCGCAGAGTACCTTAACCGTTTTGGGCGTCCTTTGGACGGGCAGTATTATGTTACCGTCCAAAGCAACCAGACATCCGCTTGCGCTTCCTGTGTAAGCGAAGCCAGCACAACAGGTTTCTCGGTGGTAATACCGGATACAGTACAGATAGCGAAGGAAATCTGTTTCAAGCAATGTTATCTTGAAGTGTATGCCTATAAGATGATCAGCAGCAAACGTGTGGTATATGGAAAAAGCCCCACGACGTGTGTGGGTTGCATTTGCCCTGTTGACACGGTTACCAAAAAGGTGCCCAAGTACTATCTGTTAGGTACCGTAAAACTGGATCATTGTGAAGCCTCTGCCCTGAACCTGAATGATGAAATTGCAAAAGGTAATATCAAAATACCGGCCTGGGCCAAAACCGTATACACTGCGGTTGAATCCACGGTGATTGGTAACAACTGTAATGAGCCACAGGGTAAAACCAAAAAGAACTACAAGGCTGCTGTGAGGAAAGGCAAAGCAGGTACTTTCGAACCTGTCCAGCAAAAGAAATAGAGTTACTGACCGCAATGGCCTTCCTTTTTGGGGAGGCCATTTTTTGTGCCTGAATTTTAGGTTGTAATCCCCTTATTCCATTTTACTCTTACGATCCTGCTCGTAATCCCAAGTTTTTCAAAGAAATGCTGCCAATGCAGTTGCTGTGAGGAAAGATGATCTGTAGGAGATTTTATCTCAATGAAAGCGTACTCACTACCCGTCCAGACAAAAAGGTCGGGAAAGCCGCGGGTGTTTTCTCTGAGGTTTACGGCGATCTCCTTCATCACGGCATGTATCTGTTCTGGTAAAAGTGCGGCAATCAAAGCCAGCACTTTTTCAAGAGAGCCTTCATACCAGGATACCAGTACATTCGTGGTGCCATATTTCTCCGCAAAAGTTCTGGTGACAATTTCTTCAATATTTTCTCTAGAGCTGCAATCTTTTATCCGGTCCGCCAGTTGAACGGACCGTTTGATGTAAAAGTCGGGCAGGAAGAAATCGGATGGCACCCTTTGTAATGGATTGTGAATGGCCTGTACATTGGTATCATATATGATATCCCAGAAGAGTAGGCCAAAGAGCGTACGCCACGGCTCATTTTCACTAAAGAAGGCGTGGTAGCCAAGTTCCTGGAAATACTGTATAGCCCCCTGTTCAACACGGTGTCTGTAAAACAACGGTAATTCTATGCAATCTGCCGCTTTGAGCGCCTGAGTTGTTCTTTTTACCACCCGCTTTTTTTTGTTGTTAATTTTTTCTGTGAAGTCCTGGCTGAAATATCGCTCATCAGCGTTTTGAGGGTTTTCAGAAATTTCTTCGCATAAGGCCAGAGCCTCCTCGGTTTCTCCCAGATTGTAAAGCAAGCGTACTCTTCTCTCCCGGGACGGAGCATCGAGGGTGAGCTGATAAACACTCAATGCCTGGGATAGCATTTTCTTTCGTTCAAGCCATCCAGCCACTTTCACAGTGAATTGATGAAAGGAGGGAAGTGCTTTTAAACTCAGATTGCCGGTCGCGCCAGCCTGCCAGTTCATGTACCAGTCAAATATTTCCTCTGGTGGAAGCTCATTTTTAATACTATCAAAGGTCTCCTTCATGAGTGAAAGCATCAGGGTATCATCCAGGTCTTTCCGGGTCTCAAACTGAATGGAAAGATGCTCATCACTGAAAGACTGAAATCTGACATGCCCCAGGTCCCTGACCACGAACTCGGTCATATCGGCATAGCGATTTCCAAAAAACAGAAATTTCATGATCATGACCTCGGCCTCAAAGCATACTTTCACGATTGGTTCAAAGCTTCCCAGGAGAGCAGCAAGGGTGTTGAAATCATAGGTATGCATCAGCCAGCGGACCAGATCGGGCTTGCGTATACTTTTAGCCGGTAATACATCCGGTTTTAATTGTTTCGTAAAGTTCAGATGCTCCTCTTTTGTGAAAAGCTCCATCACCTCGGGCAACCTGTCGCGGTGCACTTCCTGAAATATTTCCACGAAACCGGTTGCAAGTAATTCCTCTAGAACAGCGGGAATATCGCTGATTTCGGTATATGACAGTGTGTTGCTGCGGAAAAATGATTTTCGTCGGTTACTGAACCGTATAAAAAGGCATTGGGCATCTTCCGAGAGTTTGTCATATTCCGAAAGAAAATGCAATTCTGTTTCGGTAAGCACAGGCAGATACCTTTTTCTCACAAAATTCAACACATCTGCAAAATAGGCATGGTAGTATTTTGGAGGTAAGTCCTGCGGAAATTCCACATGCTGCGGATTATGTAATGAAGTGTCGGACATACGGATCAATCAACAAAGATAATGCAGATTGGTAAGAGAAACACCGGAAGCCCGAGTTTTTGAAAGTGGATTGCCAATTCGGTATTCCTGTTTCGGTATCGTCCTTCGGACTGGTGTTAAATAAGCATTAAAATATTCGGCCGAATCCGAAATAGTGGATAATTTATATCATAATGTTTAATTTAATTTGGATTTAAATAAGTGCGGTCCTGAGGTTTTTGAGGTTGCGTAGCATATTATGAAGAATTAAATTACATTTGTTTCCAATGGAAAACAACTTTACGAGCCCATGACT
This portion of the Dyadobacter sp. CECT 9275 genome encodes:
- the leuS gene encoding leucine--tRNA ligase, which codes for MSEYNHREIEKKWQAYWEDNQVFKVENQSELPKYYVLDMFPYPSGAGLHVGHPLGYIASDIYSRYKRLKGFNVLHPMGFDSFGLPAEQYAIQTGVHPAVNTKQNIARYIEQLKNLGFSYDWSREVRTSDPSYYKWTQWIFTELFQSWYNNDTNQAEKIETLVAAFENNGNKNVNAPCDEDTPAFSAEEWNSWPEEEKYRMTLKYRLTYVADATVNWCPELGSVLSNDEVKDGVSERGGYPVIQKLMRQWMMRITAYAQRLLDGLDTIDWTDSLKEQQRNWIGRSVGALVRFEIDQNGEGNREEGEKLSDASAGVPSSSSFIEVFTTRVDTIYGVTFMVIAPEHELVDVITTQAQRAEIDVYLDNTRKKSERDRVSDVKTVSGAFTGAYVINPFNGERVPVYIADYVLAGYGTGAVMAVPSGDQRDWNFARHFNLPIIPILDAQKDTEEQADPTKEGRYINSGMINGMTFHEANKVLIDFLEEKNIGKGKVNYRLRDAVFGRQRYWGEPVPVYYKNDSNGQPLPYLLDANELPLNLPDVDKYLPTETGEPPLGRAEGWAHGSGNSYELSTMPGWAGSSWYWYRYMDSKNENEFASRDAIDYWKAVDLYIGGTEHATGHLLYSRFWNKFLKDRGFVPEEEPFKKLINQGMIQGRSNFVFRVKSDDYSKPVFVSAGLKSQYNVSALHVDVNIVENDILDVEKFKATRLDIGAAQAEFILEDGKYHCGVEVEKMSKSKFNVVNPDDIVERYGADTLRLYEMFLGPLEQAKPWNTNGIDGTYRFIRKFWRLFYSETGQWLVKDEAAKEEELKVLHKTIKKIEEDIEHFSFNTAVSAFMVCVNELGALKCHKKEILEQLVILLSAYAPHITEELWAALGNEGSVSKAAFPKWEQKYVVDAIFEYPVQINGKVRVTLPFALDTSSSDIEKEVLSNETVIKWMEGKAAKKVIVVPKRIVNVVI
- a CDS encoding T9SS type A sorting domain-containing protein is translated as MKTLFKSVALFVMLASLSYTASAADVTHAEKKGFETGIFCDKSGKLNVNVDKYNRASTVIRIVNDKGTEVYREAYGKNQMKLRSTIDLNEYPNGNYTLEISSDGQNQENKFEINHLQPKRTVSFG
- a CDS encoding sugar phosphate isomerase/epimerase family protein, with the protein product MLVTGFLLAAGTCAPTFGQKAVYTNPIGMQAYTFRGSWPNGIEATLDTIKSLGVTEMEGGPIQGMTTEELRKQLDKRGIKMVSIGADYAALVKSADETIKNAKILGAKYVMVPWIPHQKGNFTLENAKQAAADFNKAGKILKENGITLCYHNHGFEFVPYEDGTLFDYIVKNTNPEYVSFEMDMLWTFFPGQDPAKLLDKYGSRWKLMHLKDLKKGVKGDLSGGTPKTNDVALGTGQIDVKAVLKAAKKAGVKHYFIEDESPSYLKQIPQTLSYIKSLKE
- a CDS encoding M16 family metallopeptidase; this encodes MRNILLALLLITGPAVLAQKEFKLPKYEKFRLKNGLTVYLMEQHEVPLINVSSVFDAGSIHDGDRYGLANLTADALLFGTQKYTKAQIEEITDFAGASLSTYAGKDYSGLSASFTVKDQDKIFDIIQQILVYPVFDEAEFNKHKQRTILELTQQKESPRRVIGSYFNAFVFKNFPYANPEGGVQSTVEKVSQGDVKAFYKSNYTTGRGAIAVVGDFKTAEMKKRLTTLFSNWKTAESRMYKRIAPDLNFEKSRVLLVNKDDARETTFYIGGKGIDYNSADYIPVMVVNTVLGDRFTSWLNDALRVNSGLTYGAGSRFNRYKYAGTFMISTFTKNETTIPAVDMALQVLDSLHTYGLNEEILASAKAYVKADFPPQYESADALAGLLSEMFVYGFDENFINTFQVKVDGLTTVQAKEIIAQYFPKDKLQFVFIGKASEIKNQVAKYGDVTEKQLKTEGF
- a CDS encoding M16 family metallopeptidase — its product is MQIRKLLLGAALLMGYGSSAQTSPEDVKTFTLGNGMKFLVLEDHSIPNANMYLFWKVGSRNEVHGITGLSHFFEHMMFNGSKNYGPKQFDRVMEASGGSNNAYTTENVTVYTDWFQKDALETIFKLESDRIASLTIDPKMVDSERGVVLSERSTGLENSNYRVIGELVQSVAFQEHPYMFPVIGFESDIKSWTQQDLENYFKTYYSPNNATVVIVGDITVDQVRKLAEQYMAPIPARGLPPKIRTIEPEQNGERRATTYKDISTPNVLLAYHIPQASHQDYYALDLFSSLLTSGNSSRLTKALVMDSTIASQVYTFMEASFDPNLFSIYGIAGDGISAPELEKAILAQIDLLIKNGVTETELQKVKNQKLVELYHTLETINGKANNLGKYDVFFGDYRKMFEAPALYQKVTTEDVKRIAATYFKERNRTVGYLLPEKKD
- a CDS encoding endonuclease/exonuclease/phosphatase family protein, which gives rise to MKTSVCYFVLFSFLILTGFTVSSDREIRKKFLLKVMTYNIHHCNPPGHDTKIDVEAIARVINSEKPDLVALQEVDVNTERSGKGKNQAKQLAEATGMHYYFSKAIDHGGGDYGVAILSRFPILDSVRYALPVHADMPEELRTVAAVTVLLPDHRKLLFASTHLGLKEPNRLLQAERIVSAFEKNDLPMIIGGDFNAVPESSVMKYLNQHFSRTCALDCKPTIPVELPDKAIDFILYKDKKHFRVKSTRVIEEKYASDHLPVTSELEVLF
- a CDS encoding VRR-NUC domain-containing protein, producing the protein MSDTSLHNPQHVEFPQDLPPKYYHAYFADVLNFVRKRYLPVLTETELHFLSEYDKLSEDAQCLFIRFSNRRKSFFRSNTLSYTEISDIPAVLEELLATGFVEIFQEVHRDRLPEVMELFTKEEHLNFTKQLKPDVLPAKSIRKPDLVRWLMHTYDFNTLAALLGSFEPIVKVCFEAEVMIMKFLFFGNRYADMTEFVVRDLGHVRFQSFSDEHLSIQFETRKDLDDTLMLSLMKETFDSIKNELPPEEIFDWYMNWQAGATGNLSLKALPSFHQFTVKVAGWLERKKMLSQALSVYQLTLDAPSRERRVRLLYNLGETEEALALCEEISENPQNADERYFSQDFTEKINNKKKRVVKRTTQALKAADCIELPLFYRHRVEQGAIQYFQELGYHAFFSENEPWRTLFGLLFWDIIYDTNVQAIHNPLQRVPSDFFLPDFYIKRSVQLADRIKDCSSRENIEEIVTRTFAEKYGTTNVLVSWYEGSLEKVLALIAALLPEQIHAVMKEIAVNLRENTRGFPDLFVWTGSEYAFIEIKSPTDHLSSQQLHWQHFFEKLGITSRIVRVKWNKGITT